In Devosia sp. XK-2, one DNA window encodes the following:
- a CDS encoding 5'-nucleotidase C-terminal domain-containing protein: MKKLLLGATALTLCAGFATAAHAEFTLNILHINDFHSRFDPITGTDSNCDAETDAAGECFGGIARLKTIIDDTRAKYETGNSLLLSAGDNFQGSLYYTTYKSKVVSDFFNQMGFDVVATGNHEFDDGPEEFMKFIEAADFPIIGGNFDVTRDENLRGKINGSIVVDVGGEKIGIIGATTEDTPEISSPGDDVEFTNIIQYVRGASEALDAAGINKIILLSHIGYNQDMEVAAALPLVDVIVGGHSHTLLSNTDEKAVGPYPTMVTNPEGIEVPVVQANQYGKHLGDIAITWDDEGNVIKAEGEPYLIDASVTGDEDFKTQLSALAAPIEEAMGEVIGTATEAIEGSRDVCRAMECSMGNLVAEAMLDRVADQGVKIAIQNGGGLRASIDAGDITMGEVVTVLPFSNTLATVDISGADVIEALENGVSDVENGAGRFPQVAGLKYTADLTKPAGERISDVMVGSGDSWEPIDEDATFTIVTNNYMRGGGDGYGTFAEGDNAYDFGPPLEQVLADYIAKQGGEYTPFTDGRITIVK; this comes from the coding sequence ATGAAGAAACTGCTTCTGGGTGCAACCGCGCTCACGCTCTGCGCCGGCTTCGCCACGGCCGCACATGCCGAATTCACGCTCAATATTCTGCATATCAACGACTTCCACTCCCGCTTCGACCCGATCACCGGCACAGACTCCAATTGCGATGCCGAGACCGACGCCGCGGGCGAATGTTTCGGCGGCATAGCCCGCCTCAAGACCATCATCGACGATACCCGCGCCAAGTATGAAACGGGCAATTCTCTGCTGCTCTCAGCCGGCGACAACTTCCAGGGCTCGCTCTACTACACCACCTACAAGTCCAAGGTCGTCTCCGACTTCTTCAACCAGATGGGCTTCGACGTGGTCGCGACCGGCAATCACGAATTCGATGACGGCCCCGAAGAATTCATGAAATTCATCGAGGCGGCCGATTTCCCCATTATCGGCGGCAATTTCGACGTGACCCGCGATGAGAACCTGCGCGGCAAGATCAATGGTTCGATTGTCGTGGATGTTGGCGGCGAGAAGATCGGAATCATCGGTGCTACCACCGAAGACACGCCGGAAATCTCCTCGCCCGGCGACGACGTCGAATTCACCAACATCATCCAATATGTCCGCGGTGCCTCCGAGGCGCTAGATGCGGCCGGCATCAACAAGATCATCCTGCTCAGCCACATCGGCTACAATCAGGATATGGAAGTCGCCGCCGCCCTGCCGCTTGTCGACGTGATCGTGGGCGGCCACAGCCATACGCTGCTGTCCAATACCGATGAAAAGGCCGTGGGGCCCTACCCCACCATGGTCACCAATCCCGAAGGGATCGAGGTCCCGGTGGTGCAGGCCAACCAATATGGCAAGCATCTGGGCGATATCGCCATCACCTGGGATGACGAAGGCAATGTCATCAAGGCCGAAGGCGAGCCCTATCTGATCGACGCATCGGTCACCGGCGACGAGGACTTCAAAACCCAGTTGTCGGCGTTGGCTGCCCCGATCGAGGAAGCCATGGGCGAAGTCATCGGCACGGCAACCGAGGCAATCGAAGGATCGCGCGACGTCTGCCGCGCCATGGAATGCTCGATGGGCAATCTGGTGGCCGAGGCCATGCTCGACCGCGTCGCCGATCAGGGCGTCAAGATCGCCATCCAGAACGGCGGCGGCCTGCGCGCCTCCATCGATGCGGGCGACATCACCATGGGTGAAGTCGTTACCGTGCTGCCCTTCTCGAACACCTTGGCCACCGTCGACATCTCGGGCGCGGACGTTATCGAGGCGCTCGAAAACGGCGTCAGCGACGTTGAAAACGGTGCCGGTCGCTTCCCGCAGGTCGCGGGCCTCAAATATACCGCCGACCTGACCAAGCCAGCCGGCGAACGCATCAGCGACGTGATGGTCGGCTCCGGCGATAGCTGGGAACCGATCGATGAGGACGCCACGTTCACCATCGTCACCAACAATTACATGCGGGGCGGCGGCGACGGATACGGCACCTTTGCCGAGGGCGACAATGCCTATGACTTCGGCCCGCCACTCGAACAGGTCTTGGCGGACTACATCGCCAAGCAGGGCGGCGAATACACTCCCTTCACCGATGGCCGCATCACCATAGTGAAGTAG
- a CDS encoding GlsB/YeaQ/YmgE family stress response membrane protein has translation MGIIWAIIIGFLAGLIAKWITPGDHKPRGFILTTVLGIVGSVLATWLGQQVGWYGPNDGANFIGAIVGAVIILLAWGQLARRA, from the coding sequence ATGGGCATCATCTGGGCCATCATCATCGGGTTCCTCGCTGGGTTGATTGCCAAATGGATCACGCCGGGCGACCACAAGCCGCGCGGGTTTATTCTGACCACCGTATTGGGCATTGTCGGCTCGGTGCTGGCGACCTGGCTGGGGCAGCAGGTCGGTTGGTACGGGCCCAATGACGGTGCCAACTTTATCGGTGCCATTGTGGGCGCGGTCATTATCCTTCTGGCCTGGGGCCAGTTGGCGCGCCGGGCCTGA
- a CDS encoding Gfo/Idh/MocA family oxidoreductase, protein MRILILGTGGMANTHAKSFANIEGVTLAGGVDVDPSRVEAFCAAHNIERGFGSLDAALAWGEFDAVANVTPDSVHYPTTMAALAAGKHVFCEKPLATDHTRAMEMTETAERLGLVNMVNLTYRNVAQLQKAREIVQSGQVGTVKHFEASYLQSWLVSRAWGDWRTESQWLWRLSKKHGSNGVLGDIGVHILDFAAYGAGSDFSKVFCRLETFDKAPGNKIGEYDLDANDSFAMTAQLENGALGVVHASRWATGHFNELRLRVYGELGSLEVQHRHDWSKLYACLGQDAETGTWTEIEVDPVPTNYERFVEACRKGQNLEPSFRHATNIQKVLDLATVTDRERAEHTV, encoded by the coding sequence ATGCGTATCCTCATCCTGGGTACCGGCGGCATGGCCAATACGCATGCCAAGAGTTTTGCCAATATCGAGGGGGTTACCCTTGCCGGCGGCGTCGACGTCGATCCGTCGCGGGTGGAGGCCTTTTGCGCGGCGCACAATATCGAACGCGGCTTTGGCTCGCTGGATGCGGCGCTGGCCTGGGGCGAGTTCGACGCTGTCGCCAATGTGACGCCGGATAGTGTGCACTATCCCACCACCATGGCGGCGCTGGCGGCGGGCAAGCATGTGTTCTGCGAAAAGCCGCTGGCGACCGACCATACTCGCGCCATGGAAATGACCGAGACGGCCGAGCGGCTGGGCCTGGTCAACATGGTCAACCTGACCTATCGCAATGTCGCCCAATTGCAGAAGGCGCGCGAAATCGTGCAGTCCGGCCAGGTCGGGACCGTCAAGCATTTCGAGGCGAGCTATCTCCAGAGCTGGCTGGTATCGCGCGCATGGGGGGATTGGCGCACGGAGAGCCAATGGCTGTGGCGCCTGTCGAAAAAGCACGGTTCCAATGGCGTTCTGGGCGACATTGGCGTCCATATCCTGGATTTCGCCGCGTATGGCGCAGGGAGCGATTTCTCGAAAGTGTTTTGCCGTCTGGAAACCTTCGACAAGGCGCCGGGCAACAAGATCGGAGAATATGACCTGGACGCCAATGACAGTTTCGCCATGACCGCGCAGCTTGAAAATGGCGCGCTGGGCGTTGTCCATGCCTCGCGCTGGGCCACCGGCCATTTCAACGAATTGCGGTTGCGCGTCTATGGCGAGCTGGGCTCGCTGGAAGTGCAGCACCGCCACGACTGGTCTAAGCTCTATGCTTGCCTGGGGCAGGACGCTGAAACCGGCACCTGGACCGAAATCGAGGTCGATCCGGTACCGACCAATTACGAGCGCTTTGTTGAGGCGTGCCGCAAGGGCCAAAATCTGGAGCCCAGCTTCCGCCATGCCACCAATATCCAGAAAGTGCTGGATTTGGCCACCGTGACTGATCGCGAGCGGGCAGAGCACACCGTCTGA